A part of Polynucleobacter sp. MG-Unter2-18 genomic DNA contains:
- the meaB gene encoding methylmalonyl Co-A mutase-associated GTPase MeaB — MLNAVDQALVNDLTGAPSSAQRRALAKIITLLESTRMDHRHRADEVLNTLLPKTGKSFRLGISGVPGVGKSTLIETLGLDLIAKGHRVAVLAIDPSSSLSGGSILGDKTRMERLSVLDNAFIRPSPSSCTLGGVAEKTREAMLVAEAAGFDIVIVETVGVGQSEIAVAGMTDMFLLLQLPNAGDDLQAIKKGVMEIADLIVINKVDIDPDAAMRAQLFITSSLRLLGFQGNPDHATHHLENWHPTVMTMSALEGNGVPELWEKILHFQKLQNANGQLASRRKQQAGAWMWDRIDAGLKNAFQNHPAVQALLPSLSAEVNQGTMAASVAARRLLEAMGHEFF, encoded by the coding sequence ATGCTCAATGCGGTAGACCAAGCCTTGGTGAATGATCTCACTGGTGCGCCCTCATCGGCGCAGCGCAGAGCATTGGCCAAGATCATTACTTTGCTTGAATCTACCCGCATGGATCATCGTCATCGTGCTGATGAGGTTCTCAACACTTTATTACCAAAGACAGGTAAGTCATTTCGCTTGGGCATATCAGGCGTACCTGGTGTTGGTAAATCTACTCTCATCGAAACACTAGGCTTGGATTTAATTGCAAAAGGCCATCGTGTTGCGGTTCTAGCCATTGATCCATCTTCGAGCTTATCGGGCGGCTCTATTTTGGGTGATAAGACTCGTATGGAGAGATTATCTGTTCTGGATAACGCCTTTATTCGTCCGAGTCCTTCATCCTGCACATTGGGTGGCGTAGCCGAGAAAACTCGTGAGGCAATGTTGGTTGCTGAGGCTGCAGGATTTGACATTGTGATTGTTGAAACCGTAGGCGTAGGTCAAAGTGAAATTGCCGTTGCCGGTATGACCGATATGTTTCTCTTATTGCAACTACCTAATGCAGGCGATGATCTACAAGCAATTAAAAAAGGTGTGATGGAAATTGCAGATCTGATTGTGATTAATAAGGTGGATATTGATCCCGATGCCGCTATGCGCGCGCAATTGTTTATCACCAGCTCTTTGCGACTATTAGGCTTTCAAGGTAACCCTGACCATGCCACACATCACTTGGAGAATTGGCATCCTACTGTTATGACTATGAGCGCCTTAGAAGGTAATGGCGTTCCTGAGTTGTGGGAAAAAATTCTGCATTTTCAGAAGTTACAAAACGCCAATGGCCAATTAGCATCTCGCCGTAAGCAACAAGCGGGGGCTTGGATGTGGGATCGAATCGATGCGGGCCTCAAAAATGCTTTTCAGAATCACCCAGCAGTACAAGCAC